The sequence below is a genomic window from Laspinema palackyanum D2c.
TGAGCGATCGCCCGTTGCACGATCGCCCCTGGTTTGACCTCTTTTTCCGGCCCTAAAATCCCTCGGCGCAGCAAAACTCGTCCGTCATACCACACCACCAGCGATCGGGTTACCGTATTCGTCAGCAACATCAAGGACGCCCATGCCAACTCCGTTTTGCTCCGTTCCGGCAAATCCGGTGCCAGCTCAAACCCCTCTTCCCCAATTAACTTCACCGATTCCGGCGCTCTCGGTTGCACCTGCTGCCAAAGTAACCCTGTTAAAATTAACAATGCACTTAAAATCACCCCCAAGACATCCGATCGCGCTTGGGAATTCGTAACTTCAACACTTAAAACCCGGTTGGCAAAAAAAAGCACCCCGCCCAATCCACCAGCAACCAGGGGTAAGCGCCGCAATAC
It includes:
- a CDS encoding cofactor assembly of complex C subunit B, translated to MAKPDGNVVLRRLPLVAGGLGGVLFFANRVLSVEVTNSQARSDVLGVILSALLILTGLLWQQVQPRAPESVKLIGEEGFELAPDLPERSKTELAWASLMLLTNTVTRSLVVWYDGRVLLRRGILGPEKEVKPGAIVQRAIAQQKPVYLVALKLYPGRIEFDYLPENTQGVICQPLGSRGVLILGANAPRSYTKQDERWIEGIAEKIAENLSHYLESD